The following proteins are encoded in a genomic region of Roseisolibacter agri:
- a CDS encoding LemA family protein produces MRDRITRRSLTRRALVGALAAGLALSTSGCGYNRIQTLDEQAAQAKQQIEVQLQRRADLIPNLVATVKGYAQQEETIFTRVAEAQRGLTGALARPGGGDPQELANANDNLSRALIPMMTLVTSYPQLQSNQQFMRLQDELTGTENRIATSRSDYNGAVREYNTLIRTFPTAITAKVTGAKQRPYFEVTNAGAREAPTVDFSRPGATTPAPAPAPAPGAPTPAPR; encoded by the coding sequence ATGCGTGACCGCATCACGCGCCGTTCGCTGACGCGCCGCGCCCTGGTGGGCGCCCTGGCGGCCGGGCTCGCGCTGAGCACTTCGGGCTGTGGCTACAACCGCATCCAGACGCTCGACGAGCAGGCCGCGCAGGCGAAGCAGCAGATCGAGGTGCAGCTGCAGCGCCGCGCCGACCTGATCCCGAACCTGGTGGCGACGGTGAAGGGCTACGCGCAGCAGGAGGAGACGATCTTCACGCGCGTCGCCGAGGCGCAGCGCGGGCTCACGGGCGCGCTGGCGCGGCCGGGCGGCGGCGACCCGCAGGAGCTGGCGAACGCGAACGACAACCTGTCGCGCGCGCTGATCCCGATGATGACGCTCGTCACCTCGTATCCGCAGCTGCAGTCGAACCAGCAGTTCATGCGGCTGCAGGACGAGCTGACCGGGACGGAGAACCGCATCGCGACGTCGCGCTCGGACTACAACGGCGCGGTGCGCGAGTACAACACGCTGATCCGCACCTTCCCGACGGCGATCACCGCGAAGGTGACGGGCGCGAAGCAGCGGCCGTACTTCGAGGTCACGAACGCCGGCGCGCGCGAGGCGCCCACGGTCGACTTCTCGCGGCCGGGCGCGACCACGCCGGCTCCGGCTCCGGCGCCCGCGCCGGGCGCGCCGACGCCGGCGCCGCGCTGA
- a CDS encoding RagB/SusD family nutrient uptake outer membrane protein has translation MRIRQWASGALLALAAVGCSADDILTTPPTTAVAATTAITDPVSAAAAVAGMYDALGSGRYYGTDFVIFGDLSSDNTSHSGTFSTYRNADQNALLADNTTTAGIWRQIYTGINTANNVLARMPDATYLTTALRDQYKGEAYFLRALGHHNATKLWGAVPVVTQPTTSAEEAGQVARADTATVYRQILADLDSAEKYIGSGKRTTTASLGAVRALRARVKLYRADWAGALAAAQSVDAMGYTLVPTYSDLFSLTGSATAEDIFRLRFSDTDQNSESYYYFPKTLGGRYEVAPTTDLRSAYAATDTRLAWNIQTSGTRVYGAKFRSVSGTEHMHVIRYAEVVLIEAEALARLNRLAEAVVQLNKVRTRAGVAPVAATTQQAVIDAIILERRLELAFEGDRWPDMVRTGLATSFLAAKGAKTTQALYPVPQRDRDVAPGLTQNAGY, from the coding sequence ATGCGCATCCGACAGTGGGCCTCCGGCGCCCTCCTCGCCCTCGCGGCGGTGGGCTGCAGCGCCGACGACATCCTGACCACCCCGCCGACGACCGCCGTCGCCGCCACCACCGCGATCACCGATCCGGTGAGCGCGGCCGCCGCCGTCGCCGGCATGTACGACGCCCTCGGAAGCGGCCGCTACTACGGCACCGATTTCGTCATCTTCGGCGACCTGTCCAGCGACAACACGTCGCACAGCGGCACGTTCTCCACCTACCGCAACGCCGACCAGAACGCGCTGCTCGCCGACAACACCACGACGGCCGGCATCTGGCGGCAGATCTACACGGGCATCAACACGGCCAACAACGTGCTGGCCCGCATGCCCGACGCGACGTACCTCACGACGGCGCTGCGCGACCAGTACAAGGGCGAGGCCTACTTCCTCCGCGCGCTGGGGCACCACAACGCCACCAAGCTCTGGGGCGCCGTGCCGGTCGTCACCCAGCCGACGACGAGCGCCGAGGAGGCCGGCCAGGTCGCCCGCGCCGACACCGCGACGGTCTATCGGCAGATCCTCGCCGACCTCGACTCGGCCGAGAAGTACATCGGCTCCGGCAAGCGCACCACGACGGCCTCGCTCGGCGCCGTGCGCGCGCTGCGGGCGCGCGTGAAGCTCTACCGCGCCGACTGGGCGGGCGCGCTCGCCGCCGCGCAGTCGGTCGACGCGATGGGCTACACGCTCGTGCCGACGTACTCGGACCTCTTCTCGCTCACCGGCTCGGCGACGGCGGAGGACATCTTCCGCCTGCGCTTCAGCGACACGGACCAGAACAGCGAGAGCTACTACTACTTCCCGAAGACGCTCGGCGGGCGGTACGAGGTGGCGCCGACGACCGACCTGCGCAGCGCCTACGCGGCCACGGACACGCGCCTCGCCTGGAACATCCAGACGAGCGGCACGCGCGTGTACGGCGCCAAGTTCCGCAGCGTCTCGGGCACGGAGCACATGCACGTCATCCGCTACGCCGAGGTGGTGCTGATCGAGGCCGAGGCGCTGGCACGCCTGAACCGCCTCGCGGAGGCGGTCGTGCAGCTGAACAAGGTGCGCACGCGCGCGGGCGTCGCGCCGGTGGCGGCGACGACGCAGCAGGCCGTCATCGACGCGATCATCCTGGAGCGCCGGCTGGAGCTGGCGTTCGAGGGCGACCGCTGGCCGGACATGGTGCGCACGGGGCTCGCGACGAGCTTCCTCGCCGCCAAGGGCGCCAAGACGACGCAGGCGCTGTATCCAGTGCCGCAGCGCGACCGCGACGTCGCGCCGGGGCTGACGCAGAACGCCGGCTACTGA
- a CDS encoding SusC/RagA family TonB-linked outer membrane protein translates to MRGRSRASSVVLASAVVALAGARAAHAQDAPSIRVTVVDSATRQPVPNAQILVGGAARGTTDAAGRLVVRNTRPGTVTVRVQRIGFRPQTRQVTVSGSGAELEIALATQAAVLSDVVVVGYGTRSRAEVSSSVAQVGGEQVRNTPVAGVDAALQGKAPGVQVTQNAGNPGNGITVRVRGASSISASNQPLYVIDGVPLIQENASQIGFGGQGMTAVTGLNPDEIDRIDVLKDAAAAAIYGSRASNGVILITTKRGAISGPRFTFNAYYGQQKSARRLPMLNAQQYVAFMNEAATNDGEDPLFTPGTDDAIDTDWQSAVLRTAPVSNFNLTASGGGDRFQYLISGSRFGQDGIVMGSGYNRGSGRVNLDATATSKLTLRSSLALTREHFDRTENDNTIVGPQANAQANQPNVPIYKEGTTTFSSSADGLAYANSVALATYNKAPGNSLRALGSVEAAFEATDRLRINGRFGADVYDLNERRWDSPRVADTYAVGATGVAQQGTTTSTKFVSEAYADADLLRSEAQKLTLTVGSSAEFNHNEILFLRGEGFGSDQFQYPGSAGKIVTYDGRATQANLLSAFSRASYSLNGRYLVTASLRTDGSSRFGKDRRYGVFPAVSLGWNVSDESLLSGMRRFATMKLRGSYGVTGNQAIPTLYGYLTSYARANYAGTAGIAPDALGNEDLRWESTRESDVGIDLGFLDGRVTVIADYYSKLTTDLLVSRPVPTTSGFTTIFDNVGSVKNAGVELQVTTQNFRAREKGGFDWTTDFNVSHNANKVVGLYQNQPFASGIGAVNYVAVGQPIGVFFTYKFAGVDPQTGDAQFRKADGTLTTSPVAADRQYVGSPHPQYYGGLRNSFTWKAFDLNAFVQFSQGAKVFNLFREYSDDAGYNTDNKIANVLKRWQKPGDVTDVPRASYNGTSGADFVSSRYVEDGSYVRLQDVTFGVRLPSAIVGRGGVSNARLFVTGSNLKLWTDYLGYDPDVNSNGSNANTALGQDFYAYPRARTISIGLSGAF, encoded by the coding sequence ATGAGAGGTCGCAGCCGCGCCTCGTCCGTCGTGCTCGCGAGCGCCGTGGTGGCGCTCGCCGGCGCCCGTGCCGCCCACGCGCAGGATGCACCGAGCATCCGCGTCACGGTCGTCGACTCGGCGACGCGCCAGCCCGTCCCGAACGCGCAGATCCTCGTCGGCGGCGCGGCGCGCGGCACGACCGACGCCGCGGGCCGCCTGGTCGTGCGCAACACGCGGCCGGGCACCGTCACCGTGCGCGTCCAGCGCATCGGCTTCCGGCCGCAGACCCGCCAGGTCACGGTGTCCGGCAGCGGCGCGGAGCTCGAGATCGCGCTCGCGACGCAGGCCGCCGTGCTCTCCGACGTGGTCGTCGTCGGCTACGGCACGCGCAGCCGCGCGGAGGTCAGCAGCTCCGTCGCGCAGGTCGGCGGCGAGCAGGTGCGGAACACCCCGGTGGCCGGCGTGGACGCCGCGCTCCAGGGCAAGGCGCCGGGCGTGCAGGTCACGCAGAACGCCGGCAACCCCGGCAACGGCATCACGGTGCGCGTCCGCGGCGCCTCGTCGATCTCGGCGAGCAACCAGCCGCTCTACGTCATCGACGGCGTGCCGCTGATCCAGGAGAACGCCTCGCAGATCGGCTTCGGCGGCCAGGGCATGACCGCCGTCACGGGCCTCAACCCGGACGAGATCGACCGCATCGACGTGCTGAAGGACGCCGCGGCCGCCGCGATCTACGGCTCGCGCGCCTCGAACGGCGTCATCCTGATCACGACGAAGCGCGGCGCGATCTCCGGCCCGCGCTTCACGTTCAACGCCTACTACGGGCAGCAGAAGTCCGCGCGCCGGCTGCCGATGCTCAACGCGCAGCAGTACGTCGCCTTCATGAACGAGGCCGCGACGAACGACGGCGAGGACCCGCTCTTCACGCCGGGCACCGACGACGCGATCGACACCGACTGGCAGAGCGCCGTGCTGCGCACCGCGCCCGTGTCGAACTTCAACCTCACGGCGAGCGGCGGCGGCGACCGGTTCCAGTACCTGATCTCGGGCTCGCGCTTCGGGCAGGACGGCATCGTGATGGGCAGCGGCTACAACCGCGGCAGCGGGCGCGTGAACCTGGACGCGACCGCCACGTCGAAGCTCACGCTGCGCTCGTCGCTGGCGCTCACGCGCGAGCACTTCGACCGCACGGAGAACGACAACACGATCGTCGGCCCGCAGGCGAACGCGCAGGCGAACCAGCCGAACGTGCCGATCTACAAGGAGGGCACGACGACGTTCTCCTCGTCGGCCGACGGGCTGGCGTACGCCAACTCGGTCGCGCTGGCGACCTACAACAAGGCGCCGGGCAACTCGCTGCGCGCCCTCGGCAGCGTCGAGGCGGCGTTCGAGGCGACGGACCGCCTGCGCATCAACGGCCGCTTCGGCGCCGACGTGTACGATCTGAACGAGCGCCGCTGGGACTCGCCGCGCGTCGCGGACACCTACGCCGTGGGCGCCACCGGCGTCGCGCAGCAGGGCACCACGACGTCGACGAAGTTCGTCAGCGAGGCGTACGCCGACGCGGACCTGCTCCGCTCCGAGGCGCAGAAGCTGACGCTCACCGTCGGCTCGAGCGCGGAGTTCAACCACAACGAGATCCTCTTCCTGCGCGGCGAGGGCTTCGGGAGCGACCAGTTCCAGTACCCGGGCTCCGCCGGCAAGATCGTGACGTACGACGGGCGCGCGACGCAGGCCAACCTGCTCTCCGCGTTCTCGCGCGCGAGCTACTCGCTCAACGGCCGGTACCTGGTGACGGCCAGCCTGCGCACCGACGGCTCGTCGCGCTTCGGCAAGGACCGCCGCTACGGCGTCTTCCCGGCCGTGTCGCTGGGCTGGAACGTGAGCGACGAGTCGCTGCTGTCGGGCATGCGCCGCTTCGCGACGATGAAGCTGCGCGGCAGCTACGGCGTGACCGGCAACCAGGCGATCCCCACGCTCTACGGCTACCTGACGTCGTACGCGCGCGCCAACTACGCGGGCACGGCGGGCATCGCGCCGGACGCGCTGGGCAACGAGGACCTGCGCTGGGAGTCCACGCGCGAGAGCGACGTCGGCATCGACCTCGGCTTCCTCGACGGCCGCGTGACGGTCATCGCGGACTACTACAGCAAGCTGACGACCGACCTGCTCGTGTCGCGCCCCGTGCCCACGACCAGCGGCTTCACGACGATCTTCGACAACGTCGGCAGCGTGAAGAACGCGGGCGTCGAGCTCCAGGTGACGACGCAGAACTTCCGCGCGCGCGAGAAGGGCGGCTTCGACTGGACCACGGACTTCAACGTCTCGCACAACGCGAACAAGGTCGTGGGCCTGTACCAGAACCAGCCCTTCGCCAGCGGCATCGGCGCGGTGAACTACGTCGCGGTCGGGCAGCCGATCGGCGTCTTCTTCACGTACAAGTTCGCCGGCGTCGATCCGCAGACCGGCGACGCGCAGTTCCGCAAGGCGGACGGCACGCTCACCACGTCGCCGGTGGCCGCCGACCGTCAGTACGTCGGCAGCCCGCATCCGCAGTACTACGGCGGCCTGCGGAACTCCTTCACGTGGAAGGCCTTCGACCTGAACGCGTTCGTGCAGTTCTCGCAGGGCGCGAAGGTCTTCAACCTGTTCCGCGAGTACTCCGACGACGCCGGCTACAACACGGACAACAAGATCGCGAACGTCCTGAAGCGCTGGCAGAAGCCGGGCGACGTCACCGACGTGCCGCGCGCCAGCTACAACGGCACCTCCGGCGCGGACTTCGTCTCCAGCCGCTACGTCGAGGACGGCTCCTACGTGCGCCTGCAGGACGTGACGTTCGGCGTCCGCCTCCCGAGCGCGATCGTGGGGCGCGGCGGCGTGTCGAACGCGCGCCTGTTCGTGACCGGCAGCAACCTGAAGCTGTGGACGGACTATCTCGGCTACGATCCGGACGTGAACAGCAACGGATCGAACGCGAACACCGCGCTGGGCCAGGACTTCTACGCCTACCCGCGCGCGCGCACGATCTCGATCGGCCTCAGCGGCGCCTTCTGA
- a CDS encoding methionine--tRNA ligase, with product MPDAPFYLTTAIDYANGEPHLGHAFEKIGADTIARYQRQAGRAVHFLIGMDEHGQKVAQTAADRGVTPQALVDQVAESFLAMWARLGISYDQFIRTTTATHQAGVRALIARIFERSPDDFYEKAYEGWYCVGCEAFKSEGEIVDGKCPLHPTRELQWTRETNWFFRLSRYQQFLETLLRERPDFCQPESRRNEILGLLAQGLEDVSASRSRFAWGVPFPRPTGDGETQTTYVWFDALPNYLTATGFPEAGYEARWPAQLHVIGKDITRFHCVIWPAMLQAAGLPLPERVWAHGFVNLGGERFSKSAGVKLELGEAIDRFGADAFRYFLLREVPFDGDGNFSWERFEERYTADLANALGNLASRTVAMVEKYCAGVVPATFDAAILAADAADLAAYHAAMDGSRGYLLHQGLEAIWQIVFRANAFVQERQPWTLAKDPAQRAALEAVLGTLVRQLVTVSVALAPFMPAKAEELWATLGAPAAGHEAAARVAFATLPSIDPTGWSVTKGAGLFPRPEPKPATA from the coding sequence TTGCCTGACGCCCCGTTCTACCTGACCACTGCCATCGACTACGCGAACGGCGAGCCCCACCTGGGCCACGCGTTCGAGAAGATCGGCGCGGACACCATCGCCCGCTATCAGCGGCAGGCCGGGCGCGCCGTCCACTTCCTCATCGGGATGGACGAGCACGGGCAGAAGGTCGCGCAGACCGCCGCCGACCGCGGCGTCACGCCGCAGGCGCTTGTCGACCAGGTGGCCGAGAGCTTCCTCGCGATGTGGGCGCGGCTCGGCATCTCGTACGACCAGTTCATCCGCACGACGACCGCGACGCACCAGGCGGGCGTGCGCGCGCTCATCGCGCGCATCTTCGAGCGCAGCCCCGACGACTTCTACGAGAAGGCGTACGAGGGCTGGTACTGCGTCGGCTGCGAGGCGTTCAAGAGCGAGGGCGAGATCGTCGACGGGAAGTGTCCGCTGCATCCGACGCGCGAGCTGCAGTGGACGCGGGAGACCAACTGGTTCTTCCGCCTCTCGCGCTACCAGCAGTTCCTCGAGACGCTGCTGCGCGAGCGCCCCGACTTCTGCCAGCCCGAGAGCCGCCGCAACGAGATCCTCGGCCTGCTCGCGCAGGGGCTGGAGGACGTCTCGGCGAGCCGCTCGCGCTTCGCGTGGGGCGTGCCCTTCCCCCGCCCCACCGGCGACGGCGAGACGCAGACGACGTACGTCTGGTTCGACGCGCTGCCCAACTACCTCACCGCGACGGGCTTCCCCGAGGCGGGCTACGAGGCGCGCTGGCCCGCGCAGCTGCACGTCATCGGCAAGGACATCACGCGCTTCCACTGCGTGATCTGGCCCGCGATGCTGCAGGCGGCCGGGCTGCCGCTCCCCGAGCGCGTGTGGGCGCACGGCTTCGTCAACCTGGGCGGCGAGCGGTTCAGCAAGAGCGCCGGCGTGAAGCTGGAGCTGGGCGAGGCGATCGACCGCTTCGGCGCCGACGCCTTCCGCTACTTCCTGCTGCGCGAGGTGCCGTTCGACGGCGACGGCAACTTCTCGTGGGAGCGCTTCGAGGAGCGCTACACCGCGGACCTCGCGAACGCGCTCGGCAACCTCGCGAGCCGCACGGTCGCGATGGTCGAGAAGTACTGCGCCGGCGTGGTGCCCGCGACCTTCGACGCCGCCATCCTCGCGGCCGACGCCGCGGACCTGGCCGCGTACCACGCGGCGATGGACGGATCGCGCGGCTACCTGCTGCACCAGGGGCTGGAGGCGATCTGGCAGATCGTCTTTCGCGCCAACGCCTTCGTGCAGGAGCGCCAGCCGTGGACGCTGGCCAAGGATCCGGCGCAGCGGGCCGCGCTCGAGGCGGTGCTCGGCACGCTGGTGCGCCAGCTCGTGACGGTGAGCGTCGCGCTCGCCCCCTTCATGCCCGCGAAGGCCGAGGAGCTGTGGGCCACGCTCGGCGCGCCGGCGGCGGGGCACGAGGCGGCCGCGCGCGTCGCGTTCGCGACGCTGCCGTCGATCGACCCGACGGGATGGTCGGTGACGAAGGGCGCGGGCCTCTTCCCGCGGCCGGAGCCGAAGCCCGCGACGGCCTGA
- a CDS encoding PSP1 domain-containing protein, with translation MSHLVEIAFKGNRKEFFLWDGDDPPKAHAAIIVEGDRGEDLGEVHATGELAAKRWAGVAHGEALLGAGTQPQRRALRLAAVEDVRRAGELEALNEEARRKAMERVRTHGLVMKISDADWQWDRRKLTLYFTAEKRVDFRALVRDLASLFRTRIELKQIGVRDEAKRLDGVGRCGRQYCSAAWLPELRPVNLSVAKDQRLSLNPTQISGACGRLMCSLRYEHDFYVQQRKRFPKEGKVLTTSKGEEKVLANDIFRERVTLRALDGELRVVPLGDLRRELEALGGPFASPAGPGGDDGDDTAHDAAHLEEGHVAEAPSRAPRGEPRSEPRSGDRRGPDRREGDRREGERRDDRPAERREIPARPAAPRLMPPPLVIGDLEGVSLDGVTQEMPIMRLPVGAPGQPVPEGGEAPADGTEVRPRRRRGRRGGRRNRGGRRAGDEGHEGADAQHDESLDEGHDDGPDDAHDDGEP, from the coding sequence ATGTCGCACCTCGTCGAGATCGCCTTCAAGGGCAACCGCAAGGAGTTCTTCCTCTGGGACGGTGACGACCCGCCGAAGGCGCACGCGGCCATCATCGTCGAGGGCGACCGCGGCGAGGACCTGGGCGAGGTGCACGCGACCGGCGAGCTGGCCGCCAAGCGCTGGGCCGGCGTCGCGCACGGCGAGGCGCTGCTGGGCGCGGGCACGCAGCCGCAGCGCCGCGCGCTGCGCCTCGCGGCCGTCGAGGACGTGCGGCGCGCGGGCGAGCTGGAGGCGCTGAACGAGGAGGCGCGCCGCAAGGCGATGGAGCGCGTGCGCACGCACGGCCTCGTGATGAAGATCTCCGACGCCGACTGGCAGTGGGACCGCCGCAAGCTCACGCTCTACTTCACGGCCGAGAAGCGCGTCGACTTCCGCGCGCTCGTGCGCGACCTCGCGTCGCTCTTCCGCACGCGCATCGAGCTGAAGCAGATCGGCGTGCGCGACGAGGCCAAGCGGCTCGACGGCGTCGGACGCTGCGGGCGCCAGTACTGCTCCGCCGCCTGGCTCCCGGAGCTGCGGCCGGTGAACCTCAGCGTCGCCAAGGACCAGCGCCTGTCGCTGAACCCGACGCAGATCTCCGGCGCGTGCGGGCGCCTCATGTGCTCCCTGCGCTACGAGCACGACTTCTACGTGCAGCAGCGCAAGCGCTTCCCCAAGGAGGGGAAGGTGCTGACGACGTCGAAGGGCGAGGAGAAGGTGCTCGCCAACGACATCTTCCGCGAGCGCGTGACGCTGCGCGCCCTCGACGGCGAGCTGCGCGTCGTGCCGTTGGGCGACCTGCGGCGCGAGCTGGAGGCGCTGGGCGGCCCGTTCGCGTCGCCGGCCGGCCCGGGCGGGGACGACGGGGACGACACGGCGCACGACGCGGCGCACCTCGAGGAGGGGCACGTTGCCGAAGCGCCGTCGCGGGCACCGCGAGGTGAGCCGCGGAGCGAACCGCGAAGCGGCGACCGGCGCGGCCCCGACCGCCGCGAGGGCGACCGGCGCGAGGGTGAGCGCCGCGACGACCGCCCGGCCGAGCGGCGCGAGATCCCCGCGCGCCCGGCCGCGCCGCGCCTGATGCCGCCGCCGCTGGTCATCGGCGACCTGGAAGGCGTCTCGCTCGACGGCGTCACGCAGGAGATGCCGATCATGCGCCTGCCGGTCGGCGCGCCGGGCCAGCCCGTCCCCGAAGGTGGCGAGGCACCGGCCGACGGCACCGAGGTGCGTCCACGCCGCCGTCGCGGGCGGCGCGGCGGTCGTCGCAACCGGGGCGGGCGCCGCGCGGGCGACGAGGGGCACGAGGGCGCCGACGCGCAGCACGACGAGTCCCTCGACGAGGGGCACGACGACGGGCCGGACGACGCGCACGACGACGGCGAGCCCTGA
- a CDS encoding acetyl-CoA carboxylase carboxyltransferase subunit alpha, which produces MATASLDFEKPLVELERRIDELRQLADDRDFDVQAELEPLERKLADMRSEIYRNLTPLQRVQVARSARRPFTQDYIDRCFTDWIELHGDRQFRDDGAIVAGWARLDDETVMVIGQQRGRDTKENLRRNFGMPHPEGYRKALRLMKLAEKFQVPIITLIDTPGAWPGIGAEERGQSEAIARNLIEMAALQVPIIATVIGEGGSGGALALGVADRLLMLENSVYSVISVEGCAAILWKDGKSPEMREKAAGALRITAPELFELRVVDEVIPEPTGGAHADHEATAKNVREVLLKHLDELRRLKPEKLVRRRREKFLKMGRFVG; this is translated from the coding sequence ATGGCCACCGCGTCCCTCGATTTCGAGAAGCCGCTGGTCGAGCTGGAGCGTCGCATCGACGAGCTGCGACAGCTCGCCGACGACCGCGACTTCGACGTGCAGGCGGAGCTGGAGCCGCTCGAGCGCAAGCTCGCGGACATGCGCAGCGAGATCTATCGCAACCTGACGCCCCTGCAGCGCGTGCAGGTCGCGCGCTCCGCGCGGCGTCCGTTCACGCAGGACTACATCGACCGCTGCTTCACCGACTGGATCGAGCTGCACGGCGACCGCCAGTTCCGCGACGACGGCGCGATCGTCGCCGGGTGGGCGCGCCTGGACGACGAGACGGTGATGGTGATCGGCCAGCAGCGCGGCCGCGACACCAAGGAGAACCTGCGCCGCAACTTCGGGATGCCGCACCCCGAGGGCTACCGCAAGGCGCTGCGCCTGATGAAGCTCGCCGAGAAGTTCCAGGTCCCCATCATCACGCTCATCGACACGCCGGGCGCGTGGCCCGGCATCGGCGCCGAGGAGCGTGGGCAGAGCGAGGCGATCGCGCGCAACCTGATCGAGATGGCGGCGCTGCAGGTGCCGATCATCGCCACCGTCATTGGCGAGGGCGGCTCGGGCGGCGCGCTCGCGCTGGGCGTCGCGGACCGCCTGCTGATGCTCGAGAACTCGGTCTACTCCGTGATCTCGGTCGAGGGGTGCGCCGCCATCCTCTGGAAGGACGGCAAGAGCCCCGAGATGCGCGAGAAGGCCGCCGGCGCGCTGCGCATCACCGCGCCCGAGCTGTTCGAGCTGCGCGTGGTGGACGAGGTGATCCCCGAGCCCACGGGCGGCGCGCACGCCGACCACGAGGCGACGGCGAAGAACGTCCGCGAGGTGCTGCTCAAGCACCTCGACGAGCTGCGGCGCCTGAAGCCCGAGAAGCTCGTGCGCCGTCGCCGCGAGAAGTTCCTCAAGATGGGCCGCTTCGTCGGCTGA